A part of Dehalogenimonas sp. W genomic DNA contains:
- a CDS encoding homoserine dehydrogenase has translation MEKKTIGVGLIGIGVIGGAVARGLKDRAARLEAQLGFQVELKRVKVAPQDMTRPIIAEFPENIFTTDDDDFFNTPDMDIIVEAMGGEYPAFDYLSRALSSGRHVVSSNKEVIAKHAAELLALAHKHNVGLHFEASVGGGIPLLEPLQYDLAANNILGIYAIINGTTNYILSQMDSAGIEFSEALRQAQELGYAERNPVNDIEGYDSVYKLAIMAMMVFRTEYKPEVIYREGITQLEVKDFKYAKELGFVIKLLAIAKADNGAVELRVHPVLLPHDNSLSRIDGVYNAALINGDLVGDVIFSGEGAGPSATSSAVIADIMAAAQDTALGVGNRMRWRLDDNRPLLPATDVVTQYYFRLNVTDQPGVLADIAAIFKDTAISIASVLQKEVDEDALTAEVVIMSHPARESAVRRAVEALQLLEAINAVNIIRVGI, from the coding sequence ATGGAAAAGAAGACAATTGGGGTTGGACTAATCGGAATCGGCGTTATCGGCGGTGCCGTCGCCCGCGGCCTGAAAGATCGTGCTGCCCGGCTGGAAGCTCAACTGGGTTTTCAGGTAGAGCTGAAACGGGTCAAGGTGGCCCCGCAGGACATGACCCGGCCGATTATCGCTGAGTTTCCCGAAAATATTTTTACCACCGATGATGATGATTTTTTCAATACCCCCGACATGGACATCATCGTTGAGGCCATGGGCGGTGAATATCCCGCCTTTGACTACCTGTCGCGGGCGCTGTCAAGCGGCCGGCATGTGGTAAGTTCCAATAAGGAAGTTATCGCCAAACACGCGGCGGAGCTGCTGGCGCTGGCTCATAAGCATAACGTCGGGCTGCATTTTGAGGCCTCGGTCGGCGGCGGCATCCCCCTGCTGGAACCGCTGCAGTACGACCTGGCCGCCAATAACATCCTGGGCATCTACGCCATCATTAACGGCACCACCAACTATATTCTCAGCCAGATGGACTCCGCAGGCATTGAGTTCTCCGAAGCCCTGCGCCAGGCCCAGGAACTGGGTTACGCCGAACGCAATCCCGTCAACGACATTGAAGGCTATGATTCCGTTTACAAACTGGCTATCATGGCTATGATGGTCTTCCGGACTGAGTACAAACCGGAAGTTATTTACCGGGAGGGCATTACCCAGCTTGAAGTCAAAGACTTCAAGTATGCCAAGGAACTGGGCTTCGTCATTAAATTGCTGGCTATTGCCAAGGCCGATAACGGCGCGGTGGAACTTCGGGTACACCCGGTACTGCTGCCGCACGATAACTCCCTATCCAGAATTGACGGTGTCTACAACGCCGCTCTGATTAACGGCGACCTGGTTGGCGATGTCATCTTTTCCGGTGAAGGCGCCGGTCCTTCGGCCACATCATCAGCCGTAATTGCCGACATCATGGCCGCCGCTCAGGATACCGCCCTCGGTGTCGGCAACCGCATGCGCTGGCGGCTGGACGACAATCGGCCGCTACTGCCGGCAACCGATGTCGTCACCCAGTATTACTTCCGCTTAAACGTCACCGACCAGCCCGGCGTACTAGCCGATATCGCCGCCATCTTCAAGGACACCGCCATCAGCATTGCCTCCGTATTGCAGAAAGAAGTGGATGAAGACGCGCTGACCGCCGAAGTGGTTATCATGTCTCACCCCGCCCGCGAATCAGCGGTGCGCCGGGCGGTAGAAGCCCTGCAGTTGCTGGAAGCAATCAATGCGGTCAATATCATTCGGGTAGGTATCTGA
- the thrC gene encoding threonine synthase — MKQGVLAAYRKYLPLSDKTPLLTLGEGDTPLVRSPRLERELNVGELYFKLEGCNPTGSFKDRGMVMAVAKALEANFKAVACASTGNTSASATAYAAAAGIESIIIIPKGKIALGKLAQAIVYGARIVMVDGNFDDALRLVRELTQTRPVALVNSVNPNRIEGQKTAAFEICDALGVAPDRLVLPVGNAGNITAYWKGFKEYFDTGVTTSKPKMTGFQASGAAPIVLGHTIPQPETIATAIRIGNPASWQQAEAARDESGGTIDMVTDDEILAAYHLMAEKGGIFGEPASAAPLAGLIKLKAQGQDFSGERIVCVVTGSGLKDADTAIQGFSGEFIEVTPELTAVEKALGW, encoded by the coding sequence ATGAAACAGGGAGTTCTTGCCGCCTACCGTAAATACCTGCCGCTATCCGATAAAACTCCGCTGCTGACCCTGGGTGAAGGCGACACGCCGCTGGTGCGCTCGCCGCGTCTGGAGCGCGAACTCAACGTCGGCGAGCTTTACTTCAAACTGGAAGGCTGCAACCCCACCGGGTCATTCAAGGACCGGGGTATGGTTATGGCCGTGGCCAAGGCGCTGGAAGCGAATTTCAAAGCCGTCGCCTGCGCCTCCACCGGCAACACCTCGGCCTCAGCCACCGCCTACGCCGCAGCCGCTGGTATTGAGTCCATCATTATCATCCCCAAAGGCAAGATTGCCCTGGGCAAGCTGGCGCAGGCCATCGTGTACGGCGCCCGCATCGTCATGGTAGATGGTAACTTTGATGACGCCCTGCGGCTGGTACGGGAACTGACTCAGACCCGCCCGGTGGCCCTGGTCAACTCCGTCAATCCCAACCGGATTGAAGGCCAGAAAACAGCCGCTTTTGAGATTTGCGATGCTCTCGGGGTTGCCCCCGACCGTCTCGTTCTGCCGGTGGGCAACGCCGGCAATATCACCGCTTACTGGAAGGGTTTCAAGGAATATTTTGACACCGGCGTCACCACCTCCAAACCCAAAATGACCGGCTTCCAGGCCTCCGGCGCCGCCCCCATCGTCCTGGGGCACACCATACCCCAACCCGAAACCATCGCCACCGCCATCCGCATCGGCAACCCGGCTTCCTGGCAACAGGCTGAGGCCGCACGGGATGAGTCCGGCGGCACCATTGATATGGTCACCGACGATGAGATTCTGGCTGCTTATCATCTGATGGCAGAAAAGGGCGGTATTTTCGGCGAACCGGCCTCAGCCGCCCCGCTGGCCGGCCTGATCAAGCTTAAAGCACAGGGACAGGATTTCAGCGGTGAACGCATCGTCTGCGTCGTCACCGGCAGCGGTCTTAAAGATGCCGATACGGCCATCCAGGGCTTCTCCGGCGAATTTATTGAAGTCACGCCGGAACTCACGGCCGTGGAAAAAGCGCTGGGCTGGTAA
- a CDS encoding flavin reductase family protein — MKQVSEEVGAFYQHYPRLAAVVAAYHEGKPNAMVAGWHSPLSFNPPLFGVSLSPKRHTYQMILDSGEFSVNFLPSSKAGLIAALGGSKGSQMDKFSAFGIAREIPLKTNSPVLTDAYAVYECKLVDNRTYGDHQLLVGEVVAVHTLAEAFTADEMLDLKAVTPAFYLGKDKYIAKLKASVETMERERFGQPGSL; from the coding sequence ATGAAACAGGTTTCTGAAGAAGTCGGCGCGTTTTATCAACACTACCCCCGTCTGGCCGCAGTCGTAGCCGCTTACCACGAAGGCAAGCCTAACGCCATGGTGGCCGGCTGGCACTCGCCGTTGTCATTTAACCCCCCGCTCTTCGGCGTGTCGCTTTCACCGAAACGTCACACCTATCAGATGATTCTGGACAGCGGCGAATTCAGCGTTAATTTCCTGCCGTCTTCAAAGGCCGGACTCATCGCCGCCCTGGGCGGAAGCAAAGGCAGCCAGATGGATAAATTCAGCGCCTTCGGTATTGCCCGCGAGATTCCGTTAAAGACCAACTCCCCGGTACTGACCGACGCCTATGCCGTTTATGAGTGTAAACTGGTGGATAACCGCACCTACGGCGATCACCAGCTCCTGGTCGGCGAGGTGGTAGCAGTTCACACCCTGGCTGAAGCCTTCACCGCCGATGAAATGCTGGATCTGAAAGCCGTCACTCCGGCCTTTTACCTGGGCAAGGATAAATATATCGCCAAATTGAAGGCCAGCGTGGAAACCATGGAACGCGAACGCTTCGGCCAGCCGGGCAGTCTTTAG
- the folE gene encoding GTP cyclohydrolase I FolE yields MIDEKAIAAAVKTMLQAIGDDPEREGLRETPERVARMYTEIFAGIDKNPADDLKVGYELGHREMVILKDIPFHSMCEHHLLPFSGVVHIGYVPGTDGRVVGISKLARVVETVARRPQIQERMATEIADAIVEGLNPDGVGVVIAAEHMCMTMRGIKKPGSKVLTSALRGGFAKRAATRAEFMSLIQ; encoded by the coding sequence TTGATTGATGAAAAGGCCATCGCCGCCGCAGTAAAAACCATGCTCCAGGCTATCGGGGACGACCCGGAACGTGAAGGGCTCAGGGAAACTCCGGAGCGGGTCGCCCGGATGTACACCGAAATCTTCGCCGGCATTGACAAGAATCCGGCGGATGACCTGAAAGTCGGCTATGAGCTGGGCCACCGCGAGATGGTCATCCTCAAGGATATCCCCTTCCACTCCATGTGCGAACATCACCTGCTGCCTTTTTCCGGCGTGGTGCATATCGGTTATGTCCCCGGTACTGACGGCCGTGTTGTCGGCATTTCCAAACTGGCGCGGGTGGTAGAAACCGTCGCCCGCCGGCCGCAGATTCAGGAACGCATGGCCACCGAAATTGCCGATGCCATCGTGGAAGGCCTAAACCCTGACGGTGTCGGCGTGGTCATCGCCGCCGAGCATATGTGTATGACCATGCGCGGCATCAAGAAACCGGGCTCCAAAGTCCTCACCTCCGCCCTTAGAGGCGGCTTCGCCAAACGCGCCGCCACCCGCGCCGAGTTCATGTCGCTGATACAATAA
- a CDS encoding sensor histidine kinase, with amino-acid sequence MKIGGRYFLGAYRALAIIVAAAQLQSFQPAANLPTGSLILLVAALYSVLKLGQPADWYYKGRICSVLLVLDLLFSGLLLFLTGGLESPFILFSFSPILAASLFLDIRITGITASFSIAAILSSHLINPWYSHLLTMADFSFLLVYFIAACLVAILPYLINTNLRQELQSKFIMTERQRLSREIHDGMAQTLSGLCWQTQLLEQRLHKMGLDLVEVEDLIRLTEDARRDARESLELLREYTGNGEFISNLRQYLQHLKQSSGIIFELRINTGQRHLTPTAEIELLRICQEALNNVRKHSAANHVTIVIESENNHLTITITDDGRGFDSIAFYRCAPNNHSHGLAIMQERAESIGGRFRIISLPLKGTEIQVVVPTQQ; translated from the coding sequence ATGAAAATCGGCGGCAGGTATTTTCTGGGCGCATACCGGGCACTTGCAATCATAGTGGCCGCCGCCCAGTTACAATCTTTCCAGCCAGCCGCCAATCTGCCGACTGGTTCCTTGATATTGCTGGTCGCAGCTCTTTACAGCGTATTAAAACTGGGCCAACCGGCTGACTGGTATTACAAAGGCAGGATATGCTCTGTCTTACTGGTTCTGGATCTGCTTTTTTCCGGTCTGTTATTATTCCTGACCGGAGGACTGGAAAGCCCCTTCATCCTGTTTTCATTCTCGCCGATATTGGCCGCCTCACTCTTTTTGGATATTCGTATCACCGGCATCACGGCATCTTTTTCCATCGCAGCGATTCTTAGTTCCCATCTTATCAATCCGTGGTATTCTCATCTTCTTACCATGGCGGATTTTTCATTCCTGCTGGTCTACTTCATTGCAGCCTGTCTGGTTGCCATCCTTCCCTATCTGATCAACACCAACCTGAGGCAGGAACTCCAGAGTAAATTCATCATGACGGAACGGCAACGGCTGTCACGGGAAATCCATGACGGTATGGCGCAAACACTTTCCGGTTTGTGCTGGCAAACGCAGTTACTGGAACAACGTCTACATAAGATGGGTTTGGACCTGGTTGAGGTTGAAGATCTTATCCGGTTAACCGAGGATGCCCGCCGTGACGCCCGGGAGTCTTTGGAACTCTTGCGTGAATACACCGGCAACGGCGAATTCATTTCCAATCTGCGTCAATACCTCCAACACCTGAAACAAAGCTCCGGTATCATCTTTGAATTACGTATTAATACAGGACAACGGCACTTAACGCCCACCGCTGAGATAGAATTACTCCGTATTTGTCAGGAAGCCTTGAACAACGTCCGCAAACATTCAGCCGCCAATCATGTCACCATCGTTATTGAATCTGAAAACAACCACCTGACCATTACCATTACCGATGATGGGCGCGGTTTTGATTCCATTGCCTTTTACCGGTGCGCCCCCAACAATCATTCACACGGACTTGCGATCATGCAGGAACGCGCTGAATCCATCGGCGGGCGTTTCAGAATCATCAGCCTGCCGCTAAAAGGAACTGAAATTCAGGTAGTCGTCCCGACCCAGCAATAA
- a CDS encoding response regulator transcription factor, with protein sequence MIKILIADDHAIVRNGLNNVLKDEPDMQVIGEACDGEETVRQALKLKPDVLLLDILMPQGGGLTALANIIDKLPTAKVLILTISDREDDLFKALRYGAHGYLLKEAGINEVVDAVRRIAAGEVILSSQMVANLVSEFRQKSHNGEELNLSSREMEVLRYVGEGCTNSEISAKLFISESTVRTYLRRLLEKLHLRNRSEAVAYATRHHVSFNHNP encoded by the coding sequence ATGATTAAAATACTAATCGCCGACGACCATGCAATCGTGCGTAACGGCCTAAATAATGTGCTTAAAGATGAACCTGATATGCAGGTCATCGGTGAAGCCTGTGACGGGGAAGAAACGGTGCGTCAGGCGCTGAAGTTAAAACCCGATGTCCTGCTTCTGGACATCTTAATGCCCCAGGGCGGTGGTCTAACCGCCCTGGCTAACATTATTGATAAACTACCCACGGCAAAAGTGCTGATTTTGACTATCTCCGACCGGGAGGATGATCTTTTCAAGGCTCTCAGATACGGCGCCCACGGTTATCTGCTCAAAGAGGCCGGCATAAATGAAGTGGTTGACGCGGTCCGCCGGATTGCCGCGGGTGAAGTTATTTTATCATCCCAAATGGTGGCTAATCTGGTATCTGAGTTCCGCCAGAAAAGCCATAACGGTGAAGAGCTGAACCTGAGCAGCCGGGAAATGGAAGTACTGAGATACGTCGGGGAAGGCTGCACCAACAGCGAGATTTCAGCTAAGTTATTCATCAGTGAAAGCACGGTGCGTACTTACCTGAGGCGCCTTCTGGAAAAACTTCATTTACGTAACCGGTCAGAAGCAGTAGCTTATGCCACCCGGCATCACGTCAGCTTTAACCATAATCCCTGA
- a CDS encoding signal peptidase I, with the protein MVSNARAGIWFLLIIVIGIYAYINFFPERIFGTFASTYIVQPALWFLLMLTVLLILPRQSIKGEFRVGTPVFGIAIILGMFHLSIQLIAGLFTGFGDSPYNFDPRGIIFNFVFVIAALVGMEVARAWLVRHLAKKHVTAAIFLSGLVFALLVLPVSKLTGLAFTTESIQTVNGDIIPALAQSLLATVLAYYGGARASIVYLGILQAFWWFSPVLPDFSWSIKGLINTVIPIMGFVLVQNYVNNLRHRISRRAPSNDSSFPLGWVAVTTISVVFIWFSVGIFPVRPSLIISGSMTPEYNVGDVVVIAEVPIVSIKVGDVIRFQEGEIAVMHRVVAIDEIGKDLIFTTKGDANDAVDSAPVVAEQVKGKAAFTVPKIGWIAIFVRSLFGL; encoded by the coding sequence ATGGTCTCTAATGCACGGGCAGGCATCTGGTTTCTCCTGATTATCGTAATAGGCATCTACGCTTACATTAATTTTTTCCCTGAACGCATATTCGGCACCTTTGCATCCACTTACATAGTCCAGCCGGCGCTTTGGTTTCTGCTGATGCTGACGGTGCTTCTGATATTACCGCGACAGAGCATCAAAGGTGAATTCCGGGTCGGGACGCCCGTTTTTGGCATAGCCATCATCCTCGGTATGTTTCATCTGTCCATTCAGCTCATCGCCGGGCTATTTACCGGCTTCGGTGACAGTCCGTATAATTTTGATCCCCGCGGCATTATTTTTAACTTTGTCTTCGTCATTGCTGCCCTCGTTGGTATGGAAGTTGCCCGTGCCTGGCTCGTACGGCACCTGGCTAAAAAACATGTCACCGCCGCCATATTTCTTTCCGGGCTCGTGTTCGCTCTTTTGGTGCTGCCGGTTTCCAAACTAACCGGTTTGGCATTCACCACAGAATCAATCCAGACCGTCAACGGGGACATCATCCCCGCTTTGGCCCAGAGCCTGTTGGCAACCGTGCTGGCATACTATGGCGGTGCACGGGCTTCTATCGTTTACCTGGGCATCCTCCAGGCCTTTTGGTGGTTTTCTCCGGTTTTACCGGATTTTTCCTGGTCCATAAAGGGTTTAATCAACACAGTCATCCCGATTATGGGGTTTGTATTGGTTCAAAATTATGTCAATAACCTGCGGCACCGGATATCCCGCCGGGCGCCCTCCAATGATTCATCTTTCCCCCTGGGGTGGGTGGCAGTAACGACTATCTCGGTTGTCTTTATCTGGTTTTCAGTCGGCATTTTTCCGGTCAGACCTTCCCTCATTATCAGTGGCAGTATGACTCCGGAATATAACGTCGGAGACGTTGTAGTCATCGCCGAGGTCCCCATCGTCTCTATTAAGGTAGGGGATGTCATCCGTTTCCAGGAAGGCGAGATTGCCGTCATGCACCGGGTGGTCGCCATTGACGAAATTGGCAAAGACCTGATCTTCACTACGAAAGGAGATGCTAATGATGCCGTTGATTCGGCACCGGTCGTAGCAGAGCAAGTAAAAGGCAAAGCAGCCTTCACCGTGCCCAAGATAGGCTGGATAGCTATTTTTGTCCGCAGCCTGTTTGGACTTTAA
- a CDS encoding DUF5305 family protein: MKLINTLWKALTKLPGGTFHRVVSVIFCALFIIAAAGFGAANIIPLQHDVTVDLLTYQHQGEYDYTAYLKPSYLLGPDPVVYEEPEPPPNPTYFTNIINDISFTYSFTTDTNTILPNVIKVTAILENADLWQKEIPLHESDLGIQGRNKMDIEFTLGFQAIQETFNTIDKELKITTNDRKVTLMVTILAGDQEFFTQTLEIIINKSYVEISNERLKTDSLNLGLFDYAVNLMPNTLFEATALFPPALYVPPPPPPAPVVTTIGPEGVLFTKLVDRMDFTFAYTLDSDKPLSNVTSSVRIFATIENPQFWTKKVELIPLMTRTGDFTVSFTLKPEDYLQLLEDIRGETGTSAETYYFTVVSEVNISADSEYGPINESFTATLKTAVSGGVLNWGETLINTQDGTIQTTEVQDSYFIAEWTSLLVADARILFLWLSIISLVLAAPLVFFYFKHRPPGLPEADKEARQAKRRFKGMLTEVSSLPAIRESDVIVSIQCLEDLVNIANEMGKTVLYHQDHRCHSYQVLDDFTRYEYQTLC, translated from the coding sequence GTGAAACTGATAAATACTCTTTGGAAAGCCTTGACCAAATTACCCGGCGGTACATTCCACCGGGTGGTATCGGTGATTTTTTGTGCACTGTTCATCATCGCCGCCGCGGGATTTGGTGCCGCGAACATCATCCCCCTACAGCATGATGTTACGGTAGACCTGCTTACTTACCAGCATCAAGGCGAGTACGATTACACCGCCTACCTCAAACCATCCTATCTGCTTGGGCCAGACCCGGTTGTGTACGAAGAACCGGAACCACCGCCCAATCCAACCTACTTCACCAACATCATAAACGATATCAGCTTTACTTATTCCTTCACGACCGATACCAACACGATATTGCCCAATGTCATAAAGGTCACGGCAATTTTGGAAAACGCTGATTTGTGGCAGAAAGAAATTCCGCTACATGAATCCGATTTGGGTATTCAAGGCCGGAATAAAATGGATATTGAATTCACATTGGGATTTCAGGCAATCCAGGAGACCTTTAACACAATTGATAAAGAGCTTAAAATCACCACCAATGACCGCAAGGTCACTTTAATGGTCACCATCCTGGCTGGAGACCAGGAGTTCTTCACCCAGACATTGGAGATCATCATCAACAAGTCATATGTAGAAATCAGCAATGAGCGTCTTAAAACGGACTCTCTCAACCTGGGCTTGTTTGACTATGCTGTCAACCTGATGCCTAATACTTTGTTTGAAGCTACCGCTCTTTTTCCGCCGGCGCTTTATGTTCCGCCCCCACCTCCCCCGGCACCGGTTGTCACAACAATCGGCCCGGAGGGTGTCCTGTTCACCAAATTGGTGGATCGGATGGATTTCACCTTTGCGTATACGCTGGATTCTGACAAACCCTTAAGCAATGTAACCAGTTCGGTAAGAATATTCGCCACCATAGAAAATCCCCAATTTTGGACCAAGAAGGTTGAGCTAATACCGTTAATGACCAGGACAGGAGATTTTACGGTTTCTTTTACGCTAAAACCGGAGGACTACTTACAATTACTGGAGGATATCAGAGGAGAAACCGGGACCAGCGCAGAGACTTACTACTTTACGGTGGTATCAGAGGTCAACATCAGTGCCGATTCTGAATACGGCCCCATTAATGAGTCTTTTACCGCCACTTTGAAGACCGCTGTTTCCGGCGGAGTGCTCAATTGGGGCGAGACACTGATAAATACTCAGGACGGAACAATTCAAACCACTGAGGTGCAGGACAGTTATTTTATCGCTGAATGGACATCGCTTTTAGTCGCCGATGCCCGTATCCTGTTCCTTTGGCTCAGCATTATTTCCCTAGTACTTGCCGCTCCGTTGGTCTTCTTCTATTTTAAGCACCGTCCTCCCGGCCTGCCGGAAGCCGACAAAGAAGCTCGGCAAGCTAAACGCCGCTTTAAGGGCATGTTGACTGAAGTTTCTTCCCTTCCGGCTATCAGAGAGTCCGATGTCATTGTCAGTATCCAATGCCTTGAAGATCTGGTCAATATTGCTAATGAGATGGGCAAGACCGTGTTGTACCATCAGGACCACCGCTGTCATTCTTATCAGGTATTGGATGATTTCACCCGCTATGAATATCAAACTCTGTGTTAG
- the prfA gene encoding peptide chain release factor 1, translated as MLDQLENIERRYQEIEEAIADPSVGADIAQLTKLTKERSSMERLVELYRKYKSVAQALQDTEQLIETESDEEMRDMAKEEQRSLKAQLETLHEDMKLELLPKDPNAERNIIIEIRAGTGGDEAKLFAGDLFRMYTRYAEMKGWKVEIIDLTEQSGGTFKEAVIEIDGEEVYSRLKYESGVHRVQRVPVTEAAGRIHTSTATVAVMPVAEDIEVDIKPEDLRIDIYHSGGAGGQNVNKVATAVRMTHLASGIVVACQEERSQLKNRQKAMSVLKARLLAMEQEKQDKEMTDNRRAQVGSADRSEKIRTYNYPQDRLTDHRIGLSVHNLPKIMEGYLDDVIDALATDEQARLLQSAGL; from the coding sequence ATGCTAGACCAACTTGAAAACATTGAAAGACGTTACCAGGAAATAGAAGAAGCCATTGCCGACCCTTCGGTCGGTGCGGACATTGCCCAGCTTACCAAACTCACCAAAGAGCGTTCCTCCATGGAAAGGCTCGTTGAGCTTTACCGCAAGTATAAAAGCGTCGCCCAGGCACTGCAGGACACGGAACAGTTGATTGAAACCGAGTCTGATGAAGAAATGCGGGATATGGCCAAAGAGGAACAGCGCAGCCTCAAAGCGCAACTGGAAACCCTGCACGAAGACATGAAACTGGAACTGCTGCCCAAAGACCCGAACGCTGAACGCAACATCATCATTGAAATCCGGGCGGGCACCGGCGGCGATGAGGCCAAACTGTTTGCCGGCGATCTGTTCCGGATGTACACCCGCTACGCTGAGATGAAAGGCTGGAAAGTGGAAATCATTGACCTGACTGAACAGTCAGGCGGCACCTTTAAAGAAGCCGTCATTGAAATTGACGGCGAAGAAGTGTATTCCCGGCTCAAATATGAAAGCGGCGTCCACCGGGTACAACGCGTACCGGTAACTGAAGCCGCCGGCCGCATCCACACTTCCACTGCAACGGTAGCCGTCATGCCGGTGGCGGAAGACATTGAGGTGGATATCAAACCAGAGGATTTAAGGATTGATATCTACCATTCCGGCGGCGCCGGCGGACAAAACGTCAACAAGGTAGCCACGGCGGTGCGCATGACCCATCTGGCCAGCGGCATCGTGGTTGCCTGCCAGGAAGAGCGCTCCCAGCTCAAAAACCGCCAGAAGGCCATGTCGGTACTCAAAGCCCGTCTGCTGGCCATGGAACAGGAAAAGCAGGATAAGGAAATGACTGACAACCGGCGGGCTCAGGTGGGATCAGCGGACCGCTCGGAGAAAATCCGTACCTATAACTATCCGCAAGACCGCCTGACCGACCACCGCATCGGCCTGTCCGTCCACAACCTGCCCAAGATTATGGAAGGGTATCTGGACGATGTCATTGATGCACTGGCCACCGATGAACAGGCCCGGCTCCTCCAGTCCGCCGGGCTATGA
- the prmC gene encoding peptide chain release factor N(5)-glutamine methyltransferase has translation MNLGGLLKEAARQLTGPAADLEAEVLLRYLTGLSRAELFSRRHQPTDSRTAAAYDELIKRLKSGEPLQYITGHMEFYGLDFEVSPAVLIPRPETELLVEQALAVATDYPAPVIADIGCGSGAVAVALAKNLPKATVVATDISSAVLALAGRNADLHECHNIEFVESDLLASIITRNFDIICANLPYVPVDEAKDNRFEPQLALAGGPDGLDIIRRLVSQVAALSRKPGWLMLEFGTGQADAVKGILSQSLPGSRTDIIHDFIPLERLSVTRING, from the coding sequence ATGAACCTCGGCGGATTACTGAAAGAAGCCGCCCGGCAACTGACCGGCCCCGCAGCCGACCTGGAAGCCGAAGTATTACTTCGTTACCTGACCGGTTTGTCCCGGGCTGAACTTTTTTCCAGACGCCATCAGCCGACCGACAGCCGCACCGCCGCCGCCTATGATGAACTCATCAAACGCCTCAAAAGCGGCGAACCATTGCAATACATCACCGGGCATATGGAGTTTTACGGTCTGGACTTTGAGGTCAGCCCCGCGGTGCTGATACCCCGGCCGGAAACCGAGTTGCTGGTGGAACAAGCCCTGGCCGTCGCTACAGATTATCCGGCACCGGTCATTGCCGATATCGGCTGCGGCTCCGGCGCGGTCGCGGTGGCGCTGGCTAAAAACCTGCCCAAAGCCACCGTCGTGGCTACTGATATATCGTCTGCAGTACTGGCGCTGGCCGGCCGCAACGCCGACCTTCACGAATGCCATAATATTGAATTTGTGGAAAGCGACCTGTTGGCCAGTATAATCACCCGTAACTTTGACATCATCTGCGCCAATTTGCCTTACGTTCCGGTTGACGAGGCCAAAGACAACCGGTTTGAACCGCAACTGGCGCTGGCCGGCGGCCCGGACGGGCTGGACATCATCCGCCGGTTGGTCAGCCAGGTAGCCGCCCTCAGCCGCAAACCAGGCTGGCTGATGCTGGAATTCGGCACCGGCCAGGCAGACGCGGTCAAAGGCATCCTCAGCCAATCCCTGCCGGGAAGCCGGACCGACATTATCCACGACTTCATTCCGCTGGAACGCCTTTCAGTCACCCGGATCAACGGCTGA